A genomic segment from Torulaspora delbrueckii CBS 1146 chromosome 3, complete genome encodes:
- the LSM4 gene encoding U6 snRNA complex subunit LSM4 (similar to Saccharomyces cerevisiae LSM4 (YER112W); ancestral locus Anc_7.410): MLPLYLLTNAKGQQVSVELKNGEIVEGELTNVDNWMNLTLSNVSQQDTIGNSGNIAFQKEIVKSQEVYLRGTYIKYIKLQDNVIDQVKQQISNNNGSKDNNSGNFRRGNKFGGRDNFRRGNQNNRGYNNNQSGGGRRPYQNRYENSQRPSSGSGMGGFVQQHRSQRDTNNANVEF, encoded by the coding sequence ATGCTACCGCTATACCTGCTGACAAATGCCAAAGGACAACAGGTGAGTGTTGAGCTTAAAAATGGCGAGATCGTCGAGGGTGAACTTACCAACGTCGATAACTGGATGAACCTAACCCTCAGTAACGTAAGTCAACAGGATACCATTGGGAACAGTGGCAATATCGCCTTTCAAAAAGAAATTGTCAAATCACAGGAAGTCTATCTAAGAGGTACCTATATCAAATACATTAAATTACAGGATAATGTCATCGATCAAGTTAAGCAACAAATAAGTAACAACAATGGATCCAAGGACAATAATAGTGGTAATTTCAGAAGAGGTAACAAATTCGGTGGTCGTGACAACTTTAGACGTGGGAACCAAAATAACAGAGGTTATAATAATAACCAGAGTGGTGGTGGTCGTCGCCCATACCAAAATCGTTACGAAAATTCACAAAGACCTTCAAGTGGCAGTGGTATGGGTGGGTTTGTGCAGCAACACAGATCCCAAAGAGATACGAATAATGCGAACGTCGAATTTTAA
- the TMN3 gene encoding Tmn3p (similar to Saccharomyces cerevisiae YER113C; ancestral locus Anc_7.411), translating to MMIKRRIWGLLLAVVVIIILLRGSGSSRNSLRNDKLDNGWLQPNVYRWGDHVELLVNKVESDLTQFPYGYYDLPFTCPPTEDKKPLHLSLNEIIRGDRKWESDYKLKFGQDASCEALCARKTKPAGMRRAQELVRQGYVVQWLIDQELPAATTFISTIDHKKYYVSGFPLGFVDPDTEKTYLNTHVMMVIRYNAIDPETFTIVGFEVYPKSVSDYHCPGASKGYEQYELIVPENEDELTYIPFTYSVYWREEFKVDWSHRWNFFLNSGEMSEASSRRFHWMTLGNSVGISFLLMLIVIANLYRIVRVGHEAGSEEFQFTFDENEEADSIYGVAKTWLAQTDSSSISFKILTIFVSIGVQFLFTIIGSLAFSCSLNKLHNIRNSVLSVASFFLCHWSYLWHLFVGTWLHIDHRTTNDGSAGRCRTFSILCGSALPGLVMISTQMLNWIVWANESSHALPFRTIVLFVSIYFVICIPLSLLGEEVSHRVHRKQAQNFPILSSLGARSIKPCRAPTTLAPRKISERLTFDFATFAICGFLPFAVIYVELQYIYKSVWLEKTDFYYLYGFLLANIILLCIVVCEVSFLGCYVMMRKHKRVATFDSWRWKCFMMGTSCAWYMELYSLYYIFHTLKMTGFPSIFISVSYSLIFNIMCGCGMGSLGYLTSCWLVNRVFCTKYNKA from the coding sequence ATGATGATCAAGAGGCGGATATGGGGCTTACTTTTGGCCGTAGTTGTCATTATAATACTGCTTCGAGGCTCTGGATCATCGCGAAATTCGCTAAGAAATGATAAGCTCGATAATGGCTGGTTGCAACCAAATGTATACAGATGGGGAGACCATGTTGAATTGCTTGTTAACAAAGTTGAGTCGGATTTAACGCAATTCCCATACGGTTATTATGATCTACCATTTACTTGTCCCCCCACTGAGGATAAGAAACCATTGCATCTATCATTGAATGAAATTATTAGAGGAGATCGTAAATGGGAGAGCGATTATAAATTAAAGTTTGGTCAAGATGCTTCATGTGAAGCACTATGTGCGAGAAAGACGAAGCCTGCGGGGATGCGACGGGCACAAGAACTCGTAAGACAGGGATATGTCGTTCAATGGCTAATTGACCAGGAATTGCCTGCTGCAACGACGTTTATTTCAACGATTGACCATAAGAAATACTATGTTTCTGGTTTCCCGCTTGGGTTTGTGGATCCCGATACTGAAAAGACATATTTGAACACGCACGTTATGATGGTTATTAGGTACAATGCAATCGATCCTGAGACTTTCACCATAGTGGGATTTGAGGTTTACCCTAAATCGGTATCTGATTATCATTGTCCTGGCGCCTCTAAGGGTTATGAACAGTATGAGCTTATTGTCCCAGAAAACGAAGATGAGCTAACATATATCCCATTCACGTATTCTGTGTACTGGCGTGAGGAATTCAAGGTAGACTGGTCACACAGATGGAATTTTTTCCTAAACAGTGGTGAGATGTCAGAAGCTTCATCGAGAAGATTCCATTGGATGACATTGGGTAATTCGGTGGGAATTTCATTCCTACTGATGCTTATTGTCATTGCAAATCTGTACAGGATAGTCAGGGTGGGTCATGAAGCTGGTagtgaagaatttcaatttacatttgatgaaaatgaggAAGCTGATTCGATCTATGGAGTAGCCAAAACATGGCTTGCCCAAACGGATTCCTCATCtatttctttcaagatattAACCATTTTCGTTTCGATAGGTGTTCAGTTCCTATTCACAATCATAGGTTCTTTGGCCTTTTCATGCTCTTTGAACAAACTGCACAACATCAGGAACTCTGTGCTCAGTGTAGCGtctttttttctttgtcaTTGGAGCTATTTATGGCATCTATTTGTAGGTACTTGGCTACACATTGACCATCGCACCACAAACGACGGTAGCGCTGGACGCTGTCGAACTTTCTCCATTCTTTGCGGTTCAGCGTTACCAGGTTTAGTCATGATCAGTACCCAAATGTTAAACTGGATCGTTTGGGCTAACGAATCCTCACATGCATTGCCCTTCCGTACCATTGTTTTATTCGTGTCCATATATTTCGTCATTTGCATCCCACTGAGTCTGCTAGGCGAGGAGGTGTCTCACAGAGTACATCGTAAGCAGGCTCAAAATTTTCCCATTTTGTCTTCCCTAGGTGCTAGATCCATCAAACCTTGTAGAGCGCCTACGACTCTGGCACCTAGGAAAATATCTGAACGCTTGACATTTGATTTCGCCACTTTTGCGATATGTGGATTTCTGCCCTTTGCAGTGATCTACGTGGAATTGCAATACATTTACAAATCAGTCTGGCTTGAAAAGACAGATTTTTACTACCTTTACGGTTTCTTGCTAGCAAACATCATATTACTATGCATTGTGGTATGTGAAGTATCATTCCTAGGTTGTTACGTCATGATGCGTAAACATAAGAGAGTCGCTACGTTTGACAGTTGGCGTTGGAAATGTTTTATGATGGGTACAAGTTGTGCATGGTATATGGAACTTTACTCATTATACTATATCTTCCACACCTTGAAGATGACCGGCTTCCCCTCCATCTTTATCTCTGTCTCCTACagtctcatcttcaacatcatGTGCGGCTGTGGGATGGGTTCATTGGGGTATTTAACATCTTGTTGGTTAGTGAACAGAGTCTTCTGTACAAAATACAACAAAGCATAA
- the CDC27 gene encoding anaphase promoting complex subunit CDC27 (similar to Saccharomyces cerevisiae CDC27 (YBL084C); ancestral locus Anc_7.412) — MLFGSNSNSNLNNAPMNADDLTTDVNTLNTIVKLQEYIQHAISQLNYETAVFLSELLYAECSPLEKNHVHRLESVYLYSLSLYLQGEFQTALRVSKDFKEADHMGISYIFARCCLQLDTDLKEAVDALLNVLDKKPSVTSNGNLTHMPTVATINCLLGRLNFKLERTPESALFYSSALNADPYLWEAYTSLCALRATIDLKRLYSLMTKQNQSTSNRFKSRFSVSKPHSTATPYQSSNRVPSSSSSSSSSLSLNANGSKQQSQVNALAPQHTSIKGQPTNSMLNKANVVVSTSAFSSPPSSKQPTGKLANRSKLLTTPPSKLLHTSNFKTPRNNTLSRSSGPKRGETFSSMIVKPEHHGLLTTALSTTATTPHTLAELILTFARVLKASSQYDSYKAIRLLENRLPSHIKSEMPWCQAQLGKLHYEILNYEESLNHFNQLRRMQPTRTQDIEIFSTLLWHLHDSTRLSHLSNELVETLPNKPQTWCCLGNLYSLQRDHEDAIKYFEKATKIDYNFAYAYTLQGHEHSSNDSIDTAKNCYRRALACDPQHYNAYYGLGMCYMKLGQYDKALLFFEKARNINPVNVILICCCGVALEKLSYQEKALQYYEQACELQPSSSLAKFKKAHLLYSMARYSAALENFEELAKLAPDEATVHFLLGQLYQIMGRKKDAVKEFTVAMNLDPKGNPLIIDALEKCHSEE, encoded by the coding sequence ATGCTTTTTGGGAGCAACAGTAATAGTAATTTGAATAACGCTCCGATGAATGCGGATGATCTCACGACTGATGTTAACACTTTGAATACGATAGTCAAATTACAGGAATATATTCAGCACGCCATATCACAATTGAATTATGAGACGGCAGTCTTCTTATCAGAGCTACTGTATGCCGAATGCTCCCCATTGGAAAAGAATCATGTACACAGACTTGAATCCGTTTACCTGTACTCTTTATCTCTATATCTACAAGGCGAGTTTCAAACAGCTTTACGAGTCAGCAAGGATTTTAAAGAGGCTGATCATATGGGGATTAGCTACATTTTTGCAAGATGTTGTTTGCAGCTTGATACCgacttgaaagaagcagtGGATGCGTTACTCAATGTGCTTGATAAAAAACCTTCAGTAACTTCCAATGGCAATCTGACTCATATGCCGACAGTTGCAACAATTAATTGCCTTTTGGGGAGACTAAATTTCAAGCTCGAAAGAACACCGGAAAGTGCTTTATTTTATTCCAGCGCTTTGAATGCAGATCCTTACTTGTGGGAAGCATACACGTCGCTTTGTGCATTGAGAGCCACTATCGATCTGAAGAGGCTTTATTCTCTAATGACCAAGCAAAACCAATCAACAAGTAACAGATTTAAGTCGAGGTTCAGCGTTTCGAAACCACATTCAACAGCCACCCCATATCAAAGCAGCAACCGTGTAccgtcatcttcatcatcttcatcatcgtcactATCATTGAATGCAAATGGATCGAAGCAACAATCGCAGGTAAATGCTCTGGCGCCTCAACATACTTCGATAAAGGGACAACCAACTAACTCTATGTTAAATAAAGCAAATGTTGTTGTATCCACTAGTGCATTCTCTTCACCTCCTTCGTCAAAGCAACCTACTGGTAAGTTAGCAAACAGATCAAAGTTACTCACAACACCTCCTTCAAAATTGTTGCATACTTCAAACTTCAAGACTCCCAGAAATAACACTCTGTCTCGCAGTTCAGGTCCCAAAAGGGGTGAAACattttcatcgatgattGTCAAACCTGAACATCATGGACTTTTGACTACCGCACTGTCAACAACAGCTACTACTCCTCATACTTTAGCAGAGTTGATTCTTACTTTTGCCAGAGTTTTGAAGGCCTCCTCTCAGTACGATTCATACAAGGCTATCAGGCTCTTAGAAAACCGGCTACCATCGCATATCAAATCCGAGATGCCTTGGTGTCAAGCTCAGCTGGGGAAACTTCATTATGAGATACTTAACTATGAGGAATCTTTAAATCATTTCAATCAACTGAGACGAATGCAACCAACAAGGACTCAAGATAttgaaatcttctcaaCCTTGTTGTGGCATTTACACGATAGTACAAGATTATcgcatctttcaaatgaaCTCGTCGAGACACTACCCAACAAACCGCAAACTTGGTGTTGTTTAGGGAACTTGTACTCCTTGCAACGAGATCATGAAGACGCcatcaaatattttgaaaaggCCACAAAGATTGATTACAACTTCGCATATGCTTACACCTTACAAGGCCATGAACACTCATCAAACGACTCGATAGATACTGCCAAAAACTGTTACCGAAGAGCACTTGCCTGTGATCCTCAACATTATAACGCCTATTATGGTCTTGGTATGTGTTATATGAAGTTAGGTCAATATGACAAAGCACTACTGTTTTTCGAGAAAGCCAGAAATATCAATCCGGTCAATGTCATCCTAATATGCTGCTGTGGAGTAGCCCTTGAGAAGCTGTCCTATCAGGAAAAGGCGTTACAATATTATGAACAGGCATGCGAATTACAACCGAGCTCCTCGCTGGcgaaattcaagaaagctcaTCTACTGTATTCCATGGCTAGATACAGCGCTGCATTAGAAAATTTTGAGGAGCTTGCAAAATTGGCTCCAGATGAAGCTACAGTGCACTTCCTCCTAGGTCAACTCTACCAGATTATGGGCCGAAAAAAGGATGCAGTTAAAGAATTTACGGTCGCCATGAACTTGGATCCGAAAGGGAATCCTCTTATCATCGATGCTTTAGAGAAATGCCATTCAGAGGAATGA
- the TDEL0C02730 gene encoding uncharacterized protein (similar to Saccharomyces cerevisiae BOI1 (YBL085W) and BOI2 (YER114C); ancestral locus Anc_7.413) produces the protein MTTKKIPVLSQLDTRITGLSSELASNTTQSTCSSSGMKPCPMYIAINEYTKRMEDELDMKPGDKIQVITTDEEYNDGWFYGRNLRTKEEGLYPMVFTQEISIEQRPSAMRSKSTKRIASSGNGSTSNFSGYSQNGSTSELPTPQPLETAAPMPLSKKKPVDRKISLKTTMSDIDKALEELRSNSMEQLDNGGQNMTHETIFSSTRDLDISYSSGNPEGSSSAKSLSNERSAGANSINGIDTSELNPAMAESWTPPQVTAYFIMSGFDVQSSSRFQQHKVSGAILLQLELAHLKELEIDSFGTRFEIHKEIEDLRKASKRADKGRIDGKSAEENQLMPPAFLNQGPTYRGHVRKVSRSLEDFSSNSTPMSAGSNERPKSKANQLQASQNDTQKAALALPSISDKELDDERLFVSPRRAPKPPSYPSPVQPPKSPMIGNDSGNRYSPPTIYEKAMSSSLEPPGAFKFPPNSPQDFKAKSGFSFGGKSSTSSSTPTTDSYPSGSKAQASGNNAGNRNSVIYSGHKKALSGGSFVDLYNRVSMLSPTAPNLTEEGSSQDEDLIPNGRPSSSVYAGHSRNASVARSKLPSQDIKKHRRASSLVSFFSAKNEERPVSPAKNASHLSSHSHSKRDSFIMSPFRQQFTESASHSATPAKVGKSHSNKNTPTPPTLRSPIKPNSAKKDDSKRRSVSAKESSYDSTKTDDDKNKRSVSEAQKGKGLRTINTKNISRKQQTSAFMEGIRNVSVKDAMMDADCSGWMSKKGSGTMGVWRTRFFTLHGTRLSYFASTTDTRERGLIDITAHCVVPAKEDDKLVSLYAASTGKGRYCFKLLPPQPGSKKGLTFTQPRVHYFAVDSKDDMRAWMAALIKTTIDIDTSVPVISSCATPTVSLSRAQEMLSQAREATRLREQQRYLNEEDEDQMLWEKQQNKLQSSDYGTGSHGNTLRQSDDEALGSAINLSSNGNTTVNSNGFASPYLLASGVLSPSLGSSSGKFQDTTPDLTANLKGDYFGRHQHSSGEHF, from the coding sequence ATGACTACTAAGAAGATACCAGTCCTCTCCCAGCTAGATACCAGGATCACTGGTCTTTCGTCTGAGTTGGCTTCGAATACCACACAGAGCACTTGCAGTTCCAGTGGGATGAAGCCATGCCCCATGTATATTGCCATCAATGAGTATACGAAGAGAATGGAGGATGAACTGGATATGAAACCAGGAGATAAGATTCAAGTCATCACCACTGATGAGGAGTATAATGATGGCTGGTTTTACGGGCGCAATTTGAGGACCAAAGAAGAGGGTTTGTATCCGATGGTCTTCACGCAAGAGATCAGTATCGAACAGAGGCCTTCTGCTATGAGATCCAAATCGACAAAGAGGATAGCTAGCTCAGGTAATGGCAGTACTTCGAATTTCTCAGGCTACTCACAAAACGGTTCCACCAGTGAGCTTCCGACGCCACAGCCTTTGGAGACAGCTGCCCCAATGCCTttgagcaagaagaagcccGTAGACAGGAAAATCTCTCTGAAGACCACGATGAGTGATATAGATAAAGCTTTGGAGGAATTGAGATCGAATTCTATGGAGCAGCTGGATAATGGCGGTCAAAACATGACTCACGAGACTATTTTCTCTTCTACTAGGGACTTGGATATATCATACTCTTCTGGAAATCCGGAGGGATCTAGTTCAGCCAAATCCCTATCGAATGAACGATCCGCAGGAGCAAATTCGATCAATGGTATTGATACAAGCGAGCTGAACCCTGCTATGGCAGAATCATGGACTCCTCCCCAGGTCACGGCTTACTTCATAATGTCTGGATTTGACGTTCAATCCTCGTCTCGTTTCCAGCAGCATAAGGTATCAGGTGCAATCTTATTGCAGCTAGAATTAGCCCATCTGAAGgagcttgaaattgattcatTTGGGACGCGGTTCGAGATTCacaaagagattgaagatttacGAAAAGCCAGTAAACGTGCAGATAAGGGCCGGATTGACGGGAAGTCTGCTGAGGAAAATCAGTTAATGCCTCCAGCATTTCTGAATCAAGGACCGACATATCGTGGGCACGTCAGGAAAGTTTCGCGATCTTTAGAAGatttctcatcaaattctaCACCGATGAGTGCTGGGTCAAACGAACGACCCAAGAGTAAAGCAAATCAGTTGCAAGCATCTCAAAATGATACCCAGAAAGCCGCATTAGCTCTGCCATCCATCTCTGATAAAgaacttgatgatgagcGGCTATTTGTATCTCCTAGAAGAGCCCCGAAGCCGCCGTCCTATCCTAGTCCGGTGCAACCTCCCAAGTCGCCAATGATTGGCAATGATTCTGGGAATCGATACTCTCCGCCAACAATATATGAAAAGGCAATGTCGAGTTCACTTGAACCTCCAGGCGCGTTCAAATTTCCACCCAATAGCCctcaagattttaaagCTAAATCGGGCTTTTCGTTTGGGGGGAAGTCGTcgacatcttcatcgactCCAACAACCGACAGTTATCCAAGTGGGTCGAAAGCTCAAGCATCAGGTAATAATGCTGGAAACCGTAATTCTGTTATATACTCGGGTCATAAGAAAGCGCTATCGGGTGGTTCCTTTGTTGATCTGTACAACAGAGTTTCAATGTTATCTCCAACTGCGCCAAATCTAACGGAAGAGGGCTCTAGtcaagatgaagatttgataCCCAATGGTAGGCCGTCATCTAGTGTCTACGCCGGCCATTCAAGGAATGCTTCCGTGGCACGTAGTAAGCTGCCTTCGCAGGACATTAAGAAGCATAGAAGGGCTTCGTCATTGGTCTCTTTTTTCTCAGCTAAGAATGAGGAACGACCAGTATCGCCCGCTAAGAATGCTTCCCATTTAAGCTCTCACAGTCACAGTAAGAGAGATTCTTTCATTATGAGTCCCTTCAGGCAACAGTTCACTGAGAGTGCCTCCCATTCGGCGACGCCAGCGAAGGTCGGGAAAAGCCATTCGAACAAGAATACGCCGACTCCGCCAACTCTGAGATCTCCAATAAAACCAAACAGCGCAAAGAAAGACGATTCAAAGAGGAGGTCTGTTAGCGCTAAAGAATCAAGTTATGACAGTACCAAAactgatgatgacaagaaTAAAAGGTCCGTGAGTGAGGCCCAGAAAGGAAAAGGTTTGCGTACGATCAACACGAAAAACATATCTAGAAAGCAGCAAACATCCGCTTTCATGGAAGGGATACGGAATGTCAGTGTTAAGGATGCTATGATGGATGCAGACTGCTCCGGTTGGATGAGCAAAAAAGGAAGTGGCACAATGGGGGTTTGGCGAActagatttttcactctcCATGGGACCAGATTATCTTACTTTGCCAGTACAACTGATACCAGGGAAAGAGGATTGATTGATATAACTGCGCATTGTGTTGTTCCTGCCAAGGAGGATGATAAGCTAGTTTCGCTTTATGCAGCTAGTACCGGTAAGGGTCGTTATTGCTTCAAGCTCCTTCCACCTCAACCAGGTTCAAAGAAAGGCCTCACGTTCACGCAACCTCGTGTTCATTACTTTGCTGTTGACAGTAAAGACGACATGAGAGCTTGGATGGCAGCTTTAATTAAGACCACGATTGACATTGATACGTCAGTGCCGGTTATCAGTTCATGTGCCACGCCAACTGTGTCATTGAGTAGAGCTCAAGAAATGCTTTCACAGGCCAGAGAGGCAACAAGGTTGAGAGAGCAGCAAAGGTACTtgaacgaagaagatgaagatcaaatgCTTTGGGAAAAGCAGCAAAATAAGTTACAATCGTCAGATTATGGGACTGGGAGTCATGGCAATACGCTACGCCaatctgatgatgaggcTTTAGGTTCGGCTATCAATTTGTCGTCCAATGGAAACACAACAGTGAATTCTAATGGCTTTGCTAGCCCTTATTTGTTGGCGTCAGGCGTTTTGTCACCAAGCTTAGGGTCTAGCTCTGGCAAATTTCAGGACACAACACCTGATCTTACGGCTAATTTGAAAGGGGATTACTTTGGGCGACATCAGCACAGTTCGGGTGAACATTTCTAG
- the TDEL0C02740 gene encoding uncharacterized protein: MELSPQNKLGNKWFIGKDERDRFLRPVAFSEDDFHHIRACKDGSAGHQCLALLRNISESLQRNNVLVSDRISVDQTIWTLKIYKDDPSSFPITNVPIKCNVMATMVDSLREYVNEGMSESSLSGLLKTLDYLRKLLEAVIFKAENPALAQSSPDSLQTKTSGSLSSRGSIRRKPATAVSAGVPKSKPLGIDNLVKYHEYKPLIISLHHRLTFLDQSNHQNDVIFDFISQNVCRFILDDCKLLLADYIERRILQI; encoded by the coding sequence ATGGAGTTAAGTCCGCAGAACAAGCTGGGCAACAAATGGTTTATTGGTAAAGATGAACGAGACCGCTTTCTGAGACCTGTGGCTTTCTCCGAAGACGACTTTCACCATATCAGAGCTTGTAAAGATGGCTCTGCTGGTCATCAATGTCTAGCACTTCTGCGTAATATTTCTGAGAGCCTACAAAGAAACAATGTACTGGTAAGCGATCGAATATCGGTGGATCAAACTATATGGACATTGAAAATTTACAAAGACGACCCCTCCAGTTTCCCAATTACAAATGTGCCGATCAAATGCAATGTGATGGCTACCATGGTGGATTCTCTCCGAGAATACGTGAACGAGGGTATGTCCGAAAGCTCCCTCTCTGGACTCTTAAAGACATTGGACTACCTTCGCAAATTGCTAGAAGCAGTGATCTTCAAAGCTGAGAACCCTGCACTAGCACAGTCCTCTCCAGATTCACTACAAACAAAGACTAGTGGTTCATTATCATCTAGGGGCAGTATTCGAAGAAAACCTGCCACAGCTGTCTCGGCTGGAGTACCAAAGTCAAAACCACTGGGAATCGATAACCTCGTGAAATATCACGAATACAAGCCCTTAATCATCTCTCTGCATCACAGACTGACCTTCTTGGACCAGTCCAACCATCAAAACGATGTCATCTTCGATTTTATTTCGCAGAACGTCTGTAGGTTTATCCTCGACGACTGCAAACTGCTACTGGCAGACTACATAGAAAGGAGAATACTACAGATATAG
- the TDEL0C02750 gene encoding uncharacterized protein (similar to Saccharomyces cerevisiae YBL086C; ancestral locus Anc_7.414), which produces MPLLNGKNKSKKPKFLLSLRINELINIPQSSGYCYVKWHLKEGTGTSSDVFDSNGEVIPAMNQSHGSTPKVMVENHRARWNFEFEKPLQIKLQVDRNRDLVPKNLSLEVFFEFLSDTNGGTVKPRRSNSGSSHSAKSGSTNTYSQKITGKILLGVLSLNVADYVREDEQPTTNRFLLKKSKVNSILNVTLQMRLVRGGYKDFQPTRNLISGQLPGVLRTGFNDILDDSSDMGSPTSSLYQHSMSSPQSSRFNHGKGKTIDNSMTLDITNNSISASMSPLVDSLYQRTFQLPWDPRPGEFTPRECVEDILQGGNGWAKNEKGICLIDLQALRLNEMENDYYESHKNGPGMRNNDDDTSEAARNVTNYDNMDKREYLEKKQIWSHKSSVQKERKKQYEDNGDSGSKEYGEYVEDIPNDKIRDAKSWSVNNIMT; this is translated from the coding sequence ATGCCGTTGCTGAATGGTAAGAATAAAAGTAAGAAACCCAAGTTCCTGCTATCTTTGCGAATCAACGAGCTGATTAATATACCTCAGTCTTCAGGGTACTGTTACGTGAAGTGGCATCTGAAAGAAGGTACAGGAACTTCGAGTGATGTGTTTGATTCTAATGGGGAAGTAATACCAGCTATGAATCAGAGCCATGGTTCGACTCCGAAAGTCATGGTGGAAAACCACCGAGCTAGATGGAATTTTGAGTTTGAAAAACCATTACAGATTAAATTACAAGTGGACCGCAATAGAGATCTAGTGCCGAAGAACCTATCACTGGAAgtgttctttgaatttttatCTGATACGAATGGTGGTACGGTGAAACCACGAAGATCCAATTCAGGTTCTTCACATTCGGCCAAGAGTGGTTCAACAAATACATATTCGCAGAAGATTACTGGTAAAATTCTTCTGGGAGTATTAAGCCTAAACGTTGCAGATTATGTGAGAGAAGATGAACAACCAACTACGAACCGTTTTTTGttaaagaaatcgaaaGTGAATTCGATTCTTAACGTAACGTTACAAATGCGGTTAGTTAGAGGAGGTTACAAAGATTTCCAACCCACAAGAAACTTGATTTCTGGTCAATTACCAGGTGTTCTTAGGACGGGGTTCAATGATATCTTGGATGATTCTTCTGATATGGGATCTCCGACTTCTTCCCTTTACCAACACTCTATGAGTTCCCCTCAATCTTCTCGGTTCAATCATGGAAAAGGAAAGACGATTGATAACAGCATGACATTAGATATTACCAATAATTCGATATCAGCTTCGATGAGTCCTTTAGTTGACAGTCTCTATCAGAGAACATTCCAATTGCCTTGGGATCCACGACCTGGTGAGTTCACTCCGAGAGAATGCGTAGAAGATATCTTACAAGGTGGTAACGGTTGGGCCAAGAATGAGAAGGGAATATGTTTGATTGATTTGCAAGCTCTGAGGCTCAACGAGATGGAAAATGATTATTATGAAAGTCACAAGAATGGCCCCGGTATGAGGAACAACGATGATGATACCAGTGAAGCGGCTCGAAATGTGACTAATTATGATAACATGGATAAGAGAGAATATTTAGAAAAGAAACAGATATGGAGTCACAAGTCATCTGTGCAAAAGGAAAGGAAGAAACAATATGAAGATAACGGTGACAGTGGATCAAAAGAGTATGGTGAATACGTCGAGGATATACCTAACGACAAAATACGAGACGCCAAGAGTTGGTCTGTTAATAATATCATGACTTAA
- the SPR6 gene encoding Spr6p (similar to Saccharomyces cerevisiae SPR6 (YER115C); ancestral locus Anc_7.415): MFLSGANLVRFGAFCGIRDSRATRCPLRGISHGIHLKSGRRCACRSFTLYPSPLISVAKVMLDPDFGSLFNMMDNNRATISPFLNS; encoded by the coding sequence ATGTTCTTATCGGGCGCCAATTTAGTCAGGTTTGGTGCGTTTTGCGGGATTAGGGATAGCAGGGCCACTAGATGTCCACTGAGAGGAATTAGTCATGGGATTCACCTCAAatcaggaagaagatgcgCCTGTCGATCTTTCACTTTATACCCTAGTCCCTTGATCAGCGTTGCCAAGGTAATGCTAGATCCCGATTTTGGTTCTTTGTTCAATATGATGGATAACAATAGGGCCACCATTAGCCCTTTCTTAAATAGTTAA